A stretch of Telopea speciosissima isolate NSW1024214 ecotype Mountain lineage chromosome 11, Tspe_v1, whole genome shotgun sequence DNA encodes these proteins:
- the LOC122645907 gene encoding ABC transporter B family member 10-like, whose protein sequence is MEKTLRNSSSSPFENTLALSNKSQRYLPRQSMKTFFMAKMDHLKQRSLRPSKLANAHNFISSLPEGYSTKVGERGVQLSGGQKQQVAIARAVLKNPAILLLDEATSALDVESEHAVQQALDRLMKNRTTVMVAHRLSTIQNADHISVLQNGKILEQGNHSTLIENKKGAYYKLINLQQLQQ, encoded by the exons ATG GAAAAGACATTAAGAAACTCAAGCTCAAGTCCCTTCGAAAACACATTGGCCTTGTCCAACAAGAGCCAGCGCTATTTGCCACGTCAATCTATGAAAACATTCTTTATGGCAAAGATGGATCATCTGAAACAGAGGTCATTGAGGCCTTCCAAGCTTGCTAATGCACATAACTTCATCAGTAGCCTCCCTGAGGGCTACTCGACCAAAGTAGGAGAGCGAGGGGTGCAACTATCAGGTGGCCAGAAGCAACAGGTCGCTATTGCAAGAGCTGTTCTCAAGAATCCAGCAATTTTGCTTCTTGATGAGGCTACCAGCGCTCTCGATGTGGAGTCTGAGCATGCCGTTCAACAAGCCCTTGATAGGCTAATGAAGAATCGAACAACGGTTATGGTGGCACATCGGTTGTCTACCATCCAAAATGCAGATCACATATCAGTTTTGCAAAATGGAAAGATCTTAGAGCAAGGGAACCACTCTACTCTAATAGAGAACAAGAAGGGAGCCTATTATAAGCTTATCAATTTACAGCAACTGCAACAATAA